From Pristiophorus japonicus isolate sPriJap1 unplaced genomic scaffold, sPriJap1.hap1 HAP1_SCAFFOLD_2515, whole genome shotgun sequence, the proteins below share one genomic window:
- the LOC139247027 gene encoding transformer-2 protein homolog alpha-like: MELDGRRIRVDYSITKRPHTPTPGIYMGRPTTSVGSSHYNDSYSDRYDERDCSYRKRSTSPCYSRYRSRSRSYTPRRY; encoded by the exons ATGGAACTTGATGGCCGACGCATTAGGGTAGATTATTCCATTACAAAACGACCCCACACTCCAACGCCAGGAATCTACATGGGCAGACCGACAAC CAGTGTTGGTTCTTCCCATTACAATGACTCTTACAGTGACCGATACGATGAGCGGGATTGCAGCTACAG AAAACGTTCAACTTCACCCTGTTACAGCAGATACAGATCTCGATCTCGTTCTTACACCCCAC GTCGATACTGA